A region of Asticcacaulis excentricus DNA encodes the following proteins:
- a CDS encoding TldD/PmbA family protein: MHRRNFLALTGLTAGSLLVPSLYGRAVAAEVLQETIDVKVKKTLADAGLNAATSSGASYCDVRVGRYLRQFVITREDRVENVVNTESLGVGIRVIADGAWGFAATNVMTTEAVAQAAKQAVAIAKANAKIQTVPVKLAPVKGVGEVSWKTPIKKNSMEVPIKEKAERLIDVNTAALKAGADYVNSMMFLVNEQKYFASTDGSYIDQDVHRIWVPMTVTAIDKESGKFRTRDGLSAPMGLGYEYLDGDAKQKFTDPAGVTGYGLSYDMKEDAIAGAKQAREKLKAPSVKPGKYDLVLDPSHMWLTIHESVGHPTELDRVLGYEANYAGTSFATLDKREAKFQYGSENVNIVADKTQFGSLGFVGYDDEGVKTKKWDIIRDGKLVDYQAIRDQAHILGKTESDGCCYADSWSSVQFQRMANISLEPGKKKLSVADMIKGVENGIYIVGDGSFSIDQQRYNAQFGGQLFYEIKNGKITQMIEDVAYQIRTPEFWNACSAVCDESDYRLGGSFFDGKGQPGQVSAVSHGSSTSRFNGINVINTARSLG, encoded by the coding sequence GTGCACAGACGCAACTTTCTGGCCCTGACCGGCCTGACGGCGGGCAGCCTGCTCGTGCCGTCGCTTTACGGGCGGGCCGTCGCCGCCGAAGTGCTTCAGGAGACGATCGACGTCAAGGTGAAGAAGACTCTGGCCGATGCCGGTCTGAACGCCGCGACGTCCTCCGGGGCCAGCTATTGCGACGTGCGCGTCGGGCGCTATCTGCGTCAGTTCGTCATCACCCGCGAAGATCGCGTTGAAAACGTGGTCAATACCGAGTCGCTGGGCGTCGGCATCCGCGTCATCGCTGATGGGGCCTGGGGCTTTGCGGCCACCAATGTCATGACCACCGAAGCCGTGGCCCAGGCCGCCAAACAGGCCGTCGCCATCGCCAAGGCCAATGCGAAGATACAAACGGTTCCGGTCAAGCTGGCCCCCGTCAAGGGCGTCGGTGAGGTGTCGTGGAAGACGCCGATCAAAAAGAACAGCATGGAAGTGCCGATCAAGGAAAAGGCCGAGCGCCTGATCGACGTCAACACCGCCGCGCTGAAGGCCGGGGCCGACTACGTCAATTCGATGATGTTCCTCGTCAATGAGCAGAAGTATTTTGCTTCGACCGACGGCTCCTACATCGATCAGGACGTGCACCGCATCTGGGTGCCGATGACGGTCACCGCCATCGACAAGGAATCGGGCAAGTTCCGCACGCGCGACGGCCTGTCGGCGCCGATGGGGCTGGGCTACGAATATCTGGATGGCGATGCCAAGCAGAAGTTCACCGATCCGGCGGGCGTCACAGGCTATGGCCTCAGCTATGACATGAAGGAAGACGCCATCGCGGGTGCCAAACAGGCGCGCGAAAAGCTCAAAGCGCCGTCGGTCAAGCCGGGCAAGTACGATCTGGTCCTCGACCCCAGCCATATGTGGCTGACCATCCACGAATCGGTGGGCCACCCGACCGAGCTTGACCGCGTTCTGGGCTATGAGGCCAACTACGCCGGTACCTCGTTTGCCACGCTGGACAAGCGCGAGGCCAAGTTCCAGTACGGGTCGGAAAACGTCAATATCGTCGCCGACAAGACGCAGTTCGGCTCACTGGGCTTCGTCGGGTACGACGATGAAGGCGTCAAGACGAAGAAGTGGGACATCATCCGCGACGGCAAGCTGGTCGATTATCAGGCCATCCGCGATCAGGCCCACATTCTGGGCAAGACGGAATCGGACGGCTGCTGCTACGCCGACTCGTGGTCGTCGGTGCAGTTCCAGCGCATGGCCAATATCTCGCTGGAGCCGGGCAAGAAAAAGCTCAGCGTCGCCGACATGATCAAGGGCGTCGAAAACGGCATCTATATCGTGGGCGATGGTTCCTTCTCGATCGACCAGCAGCGCTATAACGCGCAGTTTGGCGGGCAGCTCTTCTATGAGATCAAGAACGGCAAGATCACCCAAATGATCGAGGACGTGGCCTATCAGATCCGCACGCCGGAATTCTGGAACGCCTGTTCGGCGGTCTGCGACGAAAGCGACTATCGTCTGGGAGGCTCCTTCTTCGACGGCAAGGGGCAGCCGGGTCAGGTGTCGGCGGTGTCGCACGGTTCCTCCACCAGCCGTTTCAACGGCATCAATGTCATCAACACCGCGCGTTCGCTCGGTTAA
- a CDS encoding peptidylprolyl isomerase: protein MTQRRQWMIGMVALMGATLLQGCFPAQQKPAENTEAPKAPAKPKPLYRDLPVPPDSVRVLIQTTKGDIVVELDGKRAPISTANFLQYVDSGKMTDAQFWRAMKSGKGGFVQVEAAGHRFTPIPHEPTSQTGLSHTDGTISTARYAVGTASNQFTISVGDMSYMDAGRDPEGDNQGYAAFGKVVSGMDVVKKILNGKITKKKIEGGWDGQNLENPVKVLSAKRLN from the coding sequence ATGACGCAGAGGCGGCAATGGATGATCGGTATGGTGGCACTGATGGGGGCCACACTCCTGCAAGGCTGTTTCCCGGCGCAACAAAAGCCCGCCGAAAACACCGAAGCCCCGAAAGCCCCGGCCAAGCCCAAGCCGCTCTATCGCGATTTGCCGGTGCCGCCGGATTCGGTGCGCGTCCTGATCCAGACGACCAAGGGCGATATTGTGGTTGAGCTGGACGGCAAGCGCGCGCCGATTTCAACCGCCAACTTCCTGCAATATGTGGACTCCGGCAAGATGACCGACGCGCAGTTCTGGCGCGCCATGAAGTCGGGCAAGGGCGGCTTTGTTCAGGTCGAAGCGGCGGGCCATCGCTTTACGCCCATCCCGCACGAGCCGACCTCTCAGACCGGCCTGTCGCACACCGACGGCACGATTTCGACGGCGCGCTATGCGGTGGGCACGGCCAGCAACCAGTTCACCATCTCGGTCGGCGACATGTCCTATATGGACGCTGGGCGTGATCCGGAAGGCGACAATCAGGGCTATGCCGCCTTTGGCAAGGTGGTGTCGGGCATGGACGTGGTGAAGAAAATCCTCAACGGTAAGATCACCAAAAAGAAGATCGAAGGCGGCTGGGACGGGCAGAATCTCGAAAACCCGGTCAAGGTGCTCTCGGCTAAGCGGCTGAATTAG
- a CDS encoding helix-turn-helix domain-containing protein, translated as MPVNVTLDVMLARRKMRAKDLAAQVGISETQMSLLRTGKVKGMRFDTLSKLCFLLGCQPGDIMEYLPDEADLTAKGVD; from the coding sequence ATGCCGGTCAATGTAACGCTTGATGTGATGCTGGCGCGGCGCAAGATGCGCGCCAAGGATTTAGCCGCACAGGTCGGCATCTCGGAAACCCAAATGTCGCTTCTGCGCACCGGCAAGGTGAAGGGGATGCGGTTCGATACCCTGTCGAAACTCTGTTTCCTCCTCGGCTGTCAGCCCGGCGACATCATGGAATACCTCCCCGACGAAGCCGATCTGACGGCAAAGGGTGTTGACTGA
- a CDS encoding TraB/GumN family protein encodes MFKSVCLAALILSAPVAFAQDTISEGTPVKDGDEWVTDVVVTARLPGPALWRVRKGDSEVYVLGAMPVMTKRIPWDSKRVERVIGLSNVLLTAPEAKGGLIGGARLLMDRRLPLGKKLDEVLPADLSKRFYTLADAYGLDREKYKKLSPIWAAATLREDVYDKAGIATRDPEKTLLRFAKAQKLKARPSGSFSVAKTLGRIDDFSAQQQAHCVAATLDEIDFAVKNARAATEAWAIGDLKAVQRLSPDSALLACLEGAPSTKAMLGQSVEQTVSAINTALGTPGKSLIVLPLSALLTPGGALQQLEQQGATVTTPAL; translated from the coding sequence ATGTTCAAATCCGTTTGTCTCGCTGCGCTGATCCTGAGCGCGCCCGTGGCCTTCGCGCAGGACACGATCAGCGAAGGCACTCCCGTCAAGGATGGCGATGAATGGGTCACGGACGTGGTGGTGACCGCGCGCCTGCCCGGCCCGGCCCTGTGGCGGGTGCGCAAGGGCGACAGCGAGGTCTATGTGCTGGGGGCCATGCCCGTGATGACCAAGCGTATTCCGTGGGATTCGAAGCGCGTTGAGCGCGTTATCGGCCTGTCCAATGTGCTGCTCACCGCGCCGGAGGCCAAGGGCGGGCTGATCGGCGGCGCGCGACTGCTGATGGACCGCCGCCTGCCGCTGGGCAAAAAGCTGGATGAGGTCCTGCCGGCCGATCTGTCGAAGCGCTTTTATACGCTGGCCGATGCCTATGGTCTGGACCGCGAAAAGTACAAAAAACTGTCGCCCATCTGGGCCGCAGCCACCCTGCGCGAAGACGTCTATGACAAGGCGGGGATTGCCACGCGCGACCCCGAAAAGACGCTGCTGCGGTTTGCCAAGGCGCAGAAGCTGAAGGCCAGGCCGTCGGGCAGCTTCTCCGTGGCCAAGACGCTGGGCCGTATCGACGATTTCAGCGCTCAGCAACAGGCGCATTGCGTCGCCGCCACGTTGGATGAGATCGACTTCGCGGTCAAAAACGCTCGCGCCGCCACCGAAGCCTGGGCCATTGGCGATCTCAAGGCCGTGCAGCGTTTGTCGCCGGATTCGGCGCTACTGGCCTGCCTCGAAGGCGCGCCGTCCACCAAGGCCATGCTGGGGCAATCGGTCGAACAGACGGTCAGCGCGATCAACACGGCCTTAGGAACGCCCGGTAAGTCGCTGATTGTGCTGCCTTTGTCGGCGCTTCTCACCCCCGGCGGGGCCTTGCAACAACTGGAGCAGCAGGGCGCAACCGTAACCACGCCCGCGCTATGA
- a CDS encoding endonuclease/exonuclease/phosphatase family protein: MKLLPLLAAALLAAAPASAESLRLMSYNIRYANPQDVPPWPERGPRMAAQIAFLAPDVLGVQEALLPMVDDLSQALEDYDHYGVGRDDGAKAGESTTVFWRRDRFEKVSATTQWCGQTPDTPSKDADAAFPRTFTRLILKDKLSGQVFDVRNAHFDHVGVKARENCAAQILSLPTVPGAHLIVLGDFNTGMDSAPYKRFTADTSPLKDSRVASARRFGPIGTFNGFDIRQTDGEAIDHIFVDRALSVTRFATLTDSFSGKVISDHFPIVADIELK; the protein is encoded by the coding sequence ATGAAACTGCTGCCCCTCCTCGCTGCCGCCCTGCTTGCCGCCGCTCCGGCCTCTGCTGAGTCCCTGCGCCTGATGAGCTACAATATCCGCTACGCCAATCCGCAGGACGTGCCACCGTGGCCGGAGCGCGGCCCGCGCATGGCGGCGCAGATCGCCTTCCTCGCGCCCGACGTGCTGGGCGTGCAGGAGGCCCTGCTGCCGATGGTCGATGACCTGTCGCAGGCCCTTGAAGACTATGACCATTATGGGGTCGGCCGCGATGACGGGGCCAAGGCGGGCGAAAGCACGACCGTCTTCTGGCGCCGCGACCGTTTCGAGAAGGTCTCAGCGACGACTCAATGGTGCGGTCAGACGCCTGATACACCGTCCAAGGATGCCGATGCCGCCTTCCCGCGCACCTTTACCCGCCTGATTTTAAAGGATAAACTCAGCGGGCAGGTCTTTGACGTGCGCAACGCCCATTTCGACCATGTCGGCGTCAAGGCCCGCGAAAACTGTGCGGCGCAGATCCTGAGCCTGCCGACAGTACCGGGCGCGCACCTGATCGTGCTGGGCGATTTCAACACCGGTATGGACAGCGCGCCCTATAAGCGATTCACCGCCGACACCAGCCCGCTGAAAGACAGCCGCGTGGCCAGCGCTCGCCGCTTTGGCCCGATCGGCACCTTCAACGGCTTTGATATCCGTCAGACGGACGGCGAGGCCATCGACCATATTTTTGTGGATCGCGCCCTGAGCGTCACGCGCTTTGCTACCCTGACCGACAGCTTTTCGGGCAAGGTCATTTCCGACCACTTCCCCATCGTGGCCGATATCGAGCTGAAATAG
- the groES gene encoding co-chaperone GroES, with protein sequence MSFRPLGDRVLVKRVEEEAKTKGGIIIPDTAKEKPQEGEVVAVGPGARNEKGEQVALDVKVGDRVLFGKWGGTEVKLDGEDLLILKESDILGVVER encoded by the coding sequence ATGAGCTTTCGTCCGCTGGGCGACCGCGTTCTCGTGAAGCGCGTTGAAGAAGAAGCCAAGACCAAGGGCGGGATCATCATCCCTGATACGGCCAAGGAAAAGCCGCAAGAAGGCGAAGTCGTCGCTGTCGGGCCGGGCGCCCGCAACGAAAAGGGCGAGCAAGTCGCTCTGGACGTGAAGGTCGGCGACCGCGTTCTGTTCGGCAAGTGGGGCGGCACCGAGGTCAAGCTTGACGGCGAAGACCTGCTGATCCTCAAAGAATCCGACATCCTGGGTGTGGTTGAGCGCTAA
- the groL gene encoding chaperonin GroEL (60 kDa chaperone family; promotes refolding of misfolded polypeptides especially under stressful conditions; forms two stacked rings of heptamers to form a barrel-shaped 14mer; ends can be capped by GroES; misfolded proteins enter the barrel where they are refolded when GroES binds): protein MAAKDVLFSSDARDKILRGVNVLANAVKVTLGPKGRNVILEKSFGAPRSTKDGVSVAKEIELADKFENLGAQLIREVASKTNDKAGDGTTTATVLAQAIAVEGLKSVSSGRNPMDLKRGIDKAVAVAIAEIKASSKPVTSNSEIAQVGTISANGDTEVGQMIADAMAKVGNEGVITVEEAKTAETELDVVEGMQFDRGYLSPYFVTNPDKMEAVLEDPYILIFDKKISTLQPILPILEAVVQSGRPLLIIAEDVEGEALATLVVNRLRGGLRVAAVKAPGFGDRRKAMLEDIAILTAGQVISEDIGIKLETVTLDMLGRAKKVTITKETTTVVDGVGEKAEIEGRVAQIKQQIEETTSDYDKEKLQERLAKLAGGVAVIRVGGSTEVEVKEKKDRVDDALNATRAAVDEGIVPGGGTALLKASKKLADLTGDNDDQTAGIAIVRKALQAPIRQISENAGVEGSIVVGKVLESNDANFGFNAQTEKYVDLVADGVIDPAKVVRTALQDAASVSGLLITTEAAVVEAPKKEAAPAMPGGGMGGMGGMDF, encoded by the coding sequence ATGGCTGCTAAAGACGTACTGTTTTCCTCGGACGCGCGCGACAAGATCCTGCGCGGCGTCAATGTCCTCGCCAATGCCGTGAAGGTCACGCTTGGCCCCAAGGGCCGCAATGTCATCCTTGAAAAGTCGTTCGGCGCCCCGCGCTCGACCAAGGACGGCGTCTCGGTCGCCAAGGAAATCGAACTGGCCGATAAGTTCGAAAATCTGGGCGCGCAACTGATCCGCGAAGTCGCCTCCAAGACCAACGACAAGGCCGGTGACGGCACCACGACCGCCACGGTTCTGGCTCAGGCCATCGCCGTCGAAGGTCTGAAGTCGGTGTCTTCGGGCCGTAACCCGATGGACCTGAAGCGCGGTATCGACAAGGCCGTGGCCGTCGCCATCGCCGAAATCAAGGCCTCGTCCAAGCCCGTCACCTCGAATTCGGAAATCGCTCAGGTCGGCACCATCTCGGCCAACGGCGACACCGAAGTCGGTCAGATGATCGCTGACGCCATGGCCAAGGTCGGCAACGAAGGCGTCATCACCGTCGAAGAAGCCAAGACCGCCGAAACCGAGCTGGACGTCGTCGAAGGCATGCAGTTCGACCGCGGCTACCTGTCGCCCTACTTCGTCACCAACCCGGACAAGATGGAAGCGGTCCTCGAAGACCCGTACATCCTGATCTTCGACAAGAAGATCTCGACCCTGCAACCCATCCTGCCGATCCTCGAAGCCGTGGTTCAGTCGGGCCGCCCGCTGCTGATCATCGCCGAAGACGTCGAAGGCGAGGCTCTGGCCACGCTCGTCGTCAACCGCCTGCGTGGTGGCCTGCGCGTCGCCGCCGTGAAGGCTCCGGGCTTCGGCGACCGCCGCAAGGCCATGCTGGAAGACATTGCCATCCTGACCGCCGGTCAGGTGATCTCCGAAGACATCGGTATCAAGCTTGAGACCGTGACCCTCGACATGCTGGGCCGCGCCAAGAAGGTGACGATCACCAAGGAAACCACCACCGTGGTCGATGGCGTCGGTGAAAAGGCGGAAATCGAAGGCCGCGTGGCTCAGATCAAGCAACAGATCGAAGAAACCACCTCGGACTACGACAAGGAAAAGCTGCAAGAGCGTCTGGCCAAGCTGGCCGGCGGCGTCGCGGTCATCCGCGTCGGCGGCTCGACCGAAGTCGAAGTGAAGGAAAAGAAGGACCGCGTCGATGACGCTCTGAACGCGACCCGCGCGGCCGTGGACGAAGGTATCGTTCCGGGCGGTGGTACGGCTCTGCTGAAGGCGTCGAAGAAGCTGGCCGACCTGACCGGTGACAATGACGACCAGACCGCTGGTATCGCCATCGTGCGCAAGGCTCTGCAGGCTCCGATCCGTCAGATCTCGGAAAACGCGGGCGTCGAAGGCTCGATCGTCGTCGGCAAGGTGCTGGAATCGAACGATGCCAACTTCGGCTTCAACGCTCAGACCGAAAAGTACGTGGACCTGGTCGCCGATGGCGTCATCGACCCGGCCAAGGTTGTGCGTACCGCTCTGCAAGACGCCGCCTCGGTGTCGGGCCTGCTGATCACGACGGAAGCCGCCGTGGTCGAAGCCCCGAAGAAGGAAGCGGCCCCGGCTATGCCCGGCGGCGGCATGGGCGGCATGGGCGGTATGGACTTCTAA
- a CDS encoding FliM/FliN family flagellar motor switch protein: MGIQGIKSSVSSQVNSVPVEISVLLGRSVLPMQQLLRMGRGAVIPLDAREHDEVWILANNHPVARGEIQIFEEKISIVVTRPANVYDFMALGN, encoded by the coding sequence ATGGGTATTCAAGGGATCAAGTCGAGCGTGTCGTCTCAGGTCAATTCCGTACCGGTGGAAATCTCAGTGCTTCTGGGGCGTTCCGTCCTGCCGATGCAGCAGCTTCTGCGCATGGGCCGCGGCGCGGTCATCCCGCTGGACGCGCGTGAGCACGATGAGGTGTGGATATTGGCCAACAACCACCCCGTGGCGCGCGGCGAAATCCAGATTTTCGAAGAGAAGATCTCGATCGTGGTGACCCGCCCGGCCAATGTCTATGACTTTATGGCCCTGGGGAATTAG
- the lipB gene encoding lipoyl(octanoyl) transferase LipB, producing the protein MLNDRLSPADSDDTQPDFVSPEFFLKDPENGLPEWRVSAGQVAYPDAVAAMEARVEAILKGEARELIWLIEHPPLYTAGVSAKREDLLEPERFEVFDSARGGQFTYHGPGQRVIYVMLDLNRRTKDIRAFIKALEGWIIGTLWQFNVEGHIRDGRVGVWVERRDRGVTPIPEDKIAAIGIKLRRWVSFHGISLNVEPDLSHFKGIVPCGISEHGVTSLIDLGLPVTMDEVDYALRQQFIERFGPVDLRE; encoded by the coding sequence ATGCTGAACGACAGGTTAAGCCCCGCAGATTCCGATGACACTCAGCCCGATTTTGTGTCGCCGGAGTTTTTCCTGAAAGACCCTGAGAACGGTCTGCCGGAATGGCGTGTGTCTGCGGGTCAGGTGGCCTATCCCGACGCCGTGGCCGCGATGGAGGCGCGCGTGGAAGCCATCCTCAAGGGCGAGGCGCGCGAACTGATCTGGCTGATCGAACACCCGCCCCTCTATACGGCCGGCGTGTCGGCCAAACGCGAAGACCTGCTGGAGCCCGAGCGTTTCGAGGTATTCGACAGCGCGCGCGGCGGGCAGTTCACCTATCACGGCCCCGGTCAGCGCGTGATCTATGTGATGCTGGACCTCAACCGGCGTACCAAGGACATCCGCGCCTTTATCAAGGCGCTGGAAGGCTGGATCATCGGCACGCTGTGGCAGTTCAATGTCGAAGGCCATATCCGCGACGGGCGCGTCGGCGTGTGGGTCGAACGCCGCGACCGGGGGGTTACCCCTATTCCCGAAGATAAAATCGCGGCCATCGGCATCAAGCTGCGCCGCTGGGTCAGCTTTCACGGCATCAGCCTGAATGTCGAGCCAGACCTCAGCCATTTCAAGGGTATAGTGCCGTGCGGCATCTCGGAACACGGGGTGACCAGCCTGATTGATCTGGGCCTGCCGGTGACCATGGATGAGGTGGACTACGCCCTGCGACAGCAGTTTATCGAACGCTTTGGGCCGGTGGACTTGCGCGAATAA
- a CDS encoding DUF805 domain-containing protein, whose protein sequence is MNQKIDWSELFFSSTGRVRQTPFLIALAVLVGLFMIYDSAITGAPRVLTGWVVYPALLFCAACVLSKRLHDRGRSGWWAAIILIAFMMVWPRPDNFLDFVGALVLLWAAIDLGAMPGERGANRYGRSTRFAEPLETV, encoded by the coding sequence ATGAACCAGAAAATCGACTGGAGCGAGCTGTTCTTTTCGTCCACCGGACGGGTGCGTCAGACGCCGTTTCTGATCGCCCTGGCGGTGCTGGTCGGGCTGTTCATGATCTATGACTCGGCCATTACCGGCGCACCGCGCGTGCTGACCGGGTGGGTGGTCTATCCGGCGCTGCTGTTTTGTGCCGCATGTGTTCTGTCGAAGCGCCTGCACGACCGGGGGCGCTCCGGCTGGTGGGCGGCGATTATCCTGATCGCCTTTATGATGGTGTGGCCGCGCCCGGATAATTTCCTCGACTTTGTTGGCGCGCTGGTGCTGCTGTGGGCGGCCATTGACTTAGGCGCGATGCCCGGCGAACGCGGGGCGAACCGCTATGGGCGTTCCACGCGATTTGCCGAGCCCCTCGAGACGGTTTGA